DNA from Solenopsis invicta isolate M01_SB chromosome 4, UNIL_Sinv_3.0, whole genome shotgun sequence:
acgcggcaaccggatcgttctaccttataaaacgtggagagctctgttagataaacgtgcggatttcgagcgattcgtccagtcaaccgaagcaccatcgttaccgattcatgaTCTTACCGTGCAACACGtaaaactgcgcgatgaaaatattgttaaattatcgttgcgcgatgcttgtatttacctaaaacctgcaactatGTTGTTTATATTcctggaacattgtgtcgagcacatgtattatacgctgcatcagaGCATTGCAACTGcaactgagaaatttaaatattttgtatcatttttgcgtcaaaactttgccatgaacaaaccagacgcgacagaattattgcgcaaattttacgataagagttcgcaaattgagtgtgaattaatagcttatgctattgatactattgtgaacgaagcattacatgaacaataaaaaaggattttaaaaaactctttaaaatgtatttgaaaatctatccttatccatcgtttcctattttcttagtaaataatatgcgagatagtagacattaaggAGGCGCTTGAAAGAAACAAACGGGCGGGTGGGGAGAATGaacgcgcaagcacacgcttGACTGTGTACGATAAAATTGAGCGCCAgcgggtggcggcggcggcggcgggccccgcggaaatagccgcgcacaccccaaaaaatattcgccatcgtatcgcttatctccctcgtgatgacagacatttccgattttaAAAGTACAGTcgtacacacctcctcgcggtgtgatttattatgtttatgtaaacagagtgacaagtacatggtccatgtttacagtaaatggccagttgcctccacgcggtacatttcaaaggtgtcggtcaagaacatggtcctcgaatcgttttcactgtttatataaacattgattacgcagaactaccagTTAGAttcatacacgtgtccccgatttaattccCCCCTTGCCCCGCCGCGGTCGCGTGACATCGTCAACGGTTAGACtccccgtgagacccgaaatattccccccttccccgcacgcggcacatttcaaaggtgtcaaatttatttaaacatcggtcaaaaacatggtcctcgaatcgttatcactgtttatataaacattgattacgcagaactaccggttaggtttacacgcgtgccctcgttttaagcccccctccccctccgccgcccgatttggtccacccgcgggaccttatcgccggttaggtccccccgcgtgacccgaaatattcccccccttccccgcaacCTCCTGAGATCCCGTGGTTTGAACCGGCCTCTACATTCTACtagcatacgaggtgtgttcaaaaagtatcgcgaattttgaattttcgcgggttacgtatattcgaatttcgatctttttgtggcgttatgttggtactcatgtctctcacttatgccgacaagctcggccatttggaatgttcacttaattgttgacagctgctttgcttgcacgtgttttggatcgtcttcgatttttacctattcaaaaaaatggatcaaagaacctgtatcaaattttgtgtgaaaaacgaaattaagtgcgcggatgcattccgaatgttgactgtggcatacggagaagctaccttggaccgaagcaacgtttatcggtggtacaaaatgttctcagaaggccgagaagatgtgaacgacgaagagcgtgccggacgcccgaacacttcaacaacagacgaaaaaattaatgaagtggagaaaatggtattggccaatcgtcgaatcaccgttagagaagttgctgaggacctaaacatatcgattggctcgtgccattcgatttttattaatgatttgggcatgagacgggtcgccgcgaaattcgtaccaaacgcccctgctcacacatcgttgcttgtgcgcgactttttggccaaaaacaacacactaatgatgccgcagccaccgtattccccagatctggccccctgtgactttttcttgttccctaaactgaagaggcccatgaaaggacgacgttacgctacgcttgacgagataaagacggcatcgaaggaggagctgaacaagataaaaaaaaatgattttttgaagtgcttcgaagattggaaaaaccgttggcacaagtgtataatatctcatggggattactttgaaggggacaaaatagatattcatgaataaataaataatttttgaaaaaacacaaaattcgcgatactttttgaacacacctcgtaagttAAAGTTAGCACAGACATTAGTGAAAAATTGAAGGGGACTAAAAAACAAGTACGAATTCTTTTAgtgctatttttttgctaattttttgctctatttagaatttttttgctcCAGCCGTTTTGTTAAAGACAATGGCTGTGCTAGCTTAAGTTAAAGTTAGCACAGCCATTAGTGAAAAATTGAAGGGGACTAAAAAACAAGTACGAATTCTTTTAgtgctatttttttgctaattttttgctctatttagaatttatttgttttagcaGTTTCGCTAAAAACAATGGTTGTGCTAGCTTAAGTTAAAGTTATCACAGCCATTAGTGAAAAATTGAAggggattaaaaaaaagtacgaaTTTTTTTAgtgctatttttttgctaattttttgctctcTAGAATTTATTTGCTCTAGCCATTTCGCTAAAAACAATGGCTGCTTCTTTTTGCTAAGAACTGTCTTATCCGAGGTCTTATCTGACTTATCGAGACTCTCTATACAAGCACAATGTAAATTAGGAAACTTggttatttgtacaaatatgaTGACGAAATTATTAAGTTGCTTTTGAAATACACCATGTACAAATTTGTTGTTCCACTTTTAATCCGAAAAAATAATCACGGAATGACGATGGTACGTTTACGAGAATCGCTGTACAAGAGTAAAGCTAAGTATTGTATACTGTGAAAATCAGTCTTAcagtattagaaattatttctataatatttgttataagaaATAACACAAAGTTTTCACAttagtttgtttattattatatttattaatttatgatttataaattaatagatgtggatttatatcaattgttttcttgatatttttttccgaAGATGCGAGATCGTCATATTCCACCCAGCAATTTCCTGGACGTGCCACTATAGCTGTATAGTGTCCCATTGTATCAAAAGTAGAACGTCTTGTCATGGCcggatatttgaaatttacaatACCAATTAATTGTAATTCCTCCTTTGGATTTAAAggatttgctatttttttttttttttattgtttctaatCTTACACATGTAGATTCGACATTACAGATGTGGAATAATACTAGAGGtcctgaaaaaaatattttgtgtaaatatacatatattttgcataGTGTGAAGTAAtgatatgaatattattttaagagggcacgcgagcgcgagcgcgtgtgtgtgtatacgtttggcgcgcgtgtgcgcgcgcgcgagaataaTCAACTGAAATTATATCTGTGtataatttgcataattgttatgtattatatacttgaatatgtattttaattacataaaaggAATCTGTTTGGAAGTAATACGATTCTAATTACCTATTTTACACAGTTTGGTTGTTTCAAAACCTGTGCAATTTTCACGATAACATTTCTTACTTCCTTTTAATAGgacattgttttttattatattgtaattatctgCTTGTAATAAGTGATTGTAGTCAATTTGAGAGACAGGCAATGACTTTGATCTGACTGGACATCCTTTATCGCATATAGAATTTTCTTCGAAACTTGGACTATTCCTGAAAAGCTGACTCGCCAAGTAGCCTACATTAGTTTGACAATCTACTTGAATGCAATTTCCACATTGTACGTTTCGAGGTTTAGAAAAAGGTAATAATATTTGTGCACGTAATTTATACGTGTACGCTCTAATTcctttttctaaaatatctagCGCCATttcatataacttattattctCGATTTTACGTATCTGTAATAAAGGAACAAGCCATGACAAATTTTTCTatctgaagaaataaaattaatttttagaagtaAAATCACATGACGGacgtttcttatttattagcTATTATAATCTTGATATTCTacgttagaattattatttttattggagCTCAGGCAGCTGTCACATTAAATTTGTGAGAACTGAAATACTCTGtatgttttgaataattataaatatatattttgaatactttTACATCGGTCACTTTATACTACCGCTCAGTACATATGATTTTACtttaaacaaattcttaaaataatatacctcGGTTTCGAAATCTTTGTAATCTGACAAGGCGGCAAGGACAATTTGCAGCACGCTGTCAAAAGCACAAGTgtttataaagcaataattttgatCTTCTATTTTTACCGCTTGTAATTCTGTGGAGCTACCGTTTCTCATTATAGGGAGCTTCGCACTTCTCCATGTTAAAGCATCTTGTATGCCGCAAGGGTCATCTAAATATCTTGCTTTgcgttttctgtttttatttaaacctCGCCAATTTTCCGTTTCTCTTGTGGCGAGAATGTTTTGCGAGCCTTCCAATAGAGAGCAAGGAATGCAAATTCGTTTCTGCCCGTATCCTCCTTCATCATAAGTTAACGAACAGTTATCTAGTGCATATACTACTACTTTGCATATATGACATCACCCCACGGTTGGGCGGGAGGGCTAATGCCCTCAGAGGCCTTATGCCCAACCTCAGAGGCCCGGGTATAGGTGCGAGATGCGCGTACATGCACGCAGTCATGTCCGGGGCACTCTACGGTGCCCCGGTCTGGTGCGAGGCTATGGGGGCCAGCAGGAAGATCCTCAAACACCTGCACTCCGTGCAGAGGCTGCTGGCCCTCCGCATCGTGCGCGCATACCGCACCGCTCCGAACGACGCCATAATGGTCCTGGCGGGCATACCGCCTGCGGAACACCTGGCCACGGCCCGAGCCGTTCTATACGCTCGGGTCAGGGCCGCCCGCCTACGGGGAAATGACATCCCCCCGAGGACCCTGGCGTCGTGGAAAGAGAGAGCCCGTCGGCGGGCGATTGAGGCGTGGCGCGACCACCTCGCCCGAAACCCGCCGACCGTGGGCACCCGGGTCCTGGAGGCCGTCCTCCCCCACCTGGAGGAGTGGGTGGACCGCCCTTGGGGCGGTCTCACCTATAGaatgacacaggtgctcaccggacatggttgtttcggtgagtacctgtgtcgCATCGGGAAAGAGCCGACGGCGCAATGTCACCACTGCCGGGAGGAAATGGACTCTGCGCAGCACACCCTCGAGCACTGCCCAGCGTGGGAGGGGCTGCGCGGGGTCCTAAAGGGAGAAATTGGGGACGACCTCTCCCTGGGGGTAGTCATCGAAAAGATGCTCCTCAGGGAGAGCTGTTGGAAGGCGGTCGCCTCCTTCTGTGAGCaggtcatgctgcagaaggaggcggCCGAGACCGCGAGGGAGCGGCAACGCGGAGGAAGACCTGGGGGGGGTGGCAGGCGACGACGTCGCCGACCCAACCCCCGGGACAATGGTGGAGGCGGGGATCCCCGCCCTCCGAGAGATCGACCTGGACCTCCCGATGGCGGGGGTCCGCGCCGCAAGCGGAGAAGAATCGCCGGCGCCCAACCCCCCTCGCTTCAAACTATCGACGAGGAGGGGGACGACGACGGTGTCCTCCCCAACAACAACGGGGAGGACGATCCTCCTGCGCCCCCCCCTACTGAAGGCCCAGCGTATGGGACCCGAGGTAGGGCGAGGCTTACACTAAACATGGCTCCCGGCGGAGCTAATTCCCAATAACATCCGGGGGGGGGGCTGTCTCTCCTCCATGACGGGGAGGATAGCCCCCCCCTCCAGCTCCGCCGGGGTGAGGGAGGTGGAACAAGATTCCCCCCTCCTTTAGAGAAATTAGGGAGCTCGCCTCAACCGGCGCAGCTAGGCCCGGGAAccatccggcgggggccggacccCGGGCCTATACCCCCAACACCAacggggaagaggcgggggagggacggtgtccctctcccccgacctaagGCAGACCACGGCCTATAAGCCCTGCCAGGGGCGCCCACCGATAGGGCGTCCCTGGCGAGACGAGTCGGCCGCCAACTGGCCGACTGGGTCcagggggctccggaagtatgctgcacgcgttcccggagcccccccacttacggaccagggcaggacacccggaggggttttagtgggtatgcccccgCCGTCACGccgacggcgggggagagccccacataaccaccgggcctcccccgaggcccggggtatgcggtaacgcatttcccctccgtaaacaaaaaaaaaaaaaaaaaaaaaaaaagaaatacaagtATGTGCCCCAGACGGTATGTCACCATTGTTACAAGCAGGGCACGACTTTGGTTGATCTTTCTGGAGTGagacattaataatttgtaaagtattttcatttttaattttttccatgtCATCATGTTCCTCAATGTTTGctgaattaattaatgttattaagtCGTTTTGTCCCTCAGcgtcaacaatttttatttttccgcgaagataatctaaataaatttttaaaaatgcatctCATAGGAACactataattctttaaaatgcaattttttattttattaaattccccTTCGACACTTGCACTAGATGCTGGTATTCGTCCATAACCAAAATTGTCACGGCAAACGTTTGACCATAAGGGGAATATAGCAATGTCTTGTAATAAACGTTTTGCTAATGTTGGAAAATAATGGGCATTATCTCGATTGGCGACTTCATTTAATATTTGGTCTACTTGATTATTAATTTCGTTACCCCATCTTGACCATTCATTGTCTTCTATCTCGTTAATTGCATCTTCCTCAATAATGTCATTATTGTCATTgttattttctgaattttcgATATCTTCATAATCTAGGATACCTACGATACATCAAgtcataatgaaatattatggCAACATATATAGATGAATAATATTTGACGACGAATTCATAAGAAGatatttaaatctataataatgTCTCGCTTATCgtgactttaattaaatatgttgaaattttttattccgtTGGAACTTAAGAAACTGCAATGTAtcatatcataataaaaatgagaCAAATGAGACAATCAATATATTTagcatattaatttatgttaatttatttaaaaaaattaatttataattatagaaaataataacgaaaaatAAACTAACCTGTTAGAACTGATCTTAATTTATTCTTCTCTCTTTCGCAAGTAGTTTCTTCACCATTCAATAACATACCTTCCGTTTCTGGTCGTGAAATTATTAGTATGGCTCTTAATACTTTAACTGCATCGTCTGTGTTTCGGCACACAATTAATTGTCCGATAGCTgccatatagaaaatttttattcttcgtggaacagattttaaaatgtttgcatatattttaatccAGTGAGCAACATCTATGCGTACATAACATTTTGACAAACAAGTTTTACTTTTACATGCGTTTGCATAATCTTTAATTGTTCCACAATTTGTAAAGCATCGTATCACCGCATTTAATAATGCTTTCGACGAATCAACCACAACTTCGCGTGGATATGGAGCACCCATTCTACACCACTCTAATAGCCAAAAATGAATATTGTTTGTTGTGTGCCTTTCAGATAACATTTGGCTAACATAGAATTGCGCGTGGTTGTACTTAATAACAACttggtataaaaatatatgtttcgaTAAACTTTTATCTAGCTTCGTTAATTTTTTCACGATGCTGCCTGTAGCGTCGATATATATTGCACTTGTATTCGTGGAACAATATTTGCGATATATTTGTATTTGGTGGTTCGTCCAATAATGGACAAAAAATGGATCAATTCCAATATTGTGAATACAATTCAGGTAAACGCTACGTTTCATGATGCATATAGCATTTACAGGATCTTTATCAAGAAATTGTGATTTTAAATAGCACTAAAAAAAttcgtacttttttttaatccccTTCAATTTTTCACTAATGGCTGTGATAACTTTAACTTAAGCTAGCACAACCATTGTTTTTAGCGAAACtgctaaaacaaataaattctaaatagagcaaaaaattagcaaaaaaatagcacTAAAAGAATTCGTACTTGTTTTTTAGTCCCCTTCAATTTTTCACTAATGGCTGTGCTAACTTTAACTTAAGCTAGCACAGCCATTGTCTTTAACAAAACGGCTGgagcaaaaaaattctaaatagagcaaaaaattagcaaaaaaatagcacTAAAAGAATTCGTACTTGTTTTTTAGTCCCCTTCAATTTTTCACTAATGGCTGTGCTAACTTTAACTTAAGCTAGCACAGCCATTGTCTTTAACAAAACGGCTGgagcaaaaaaattctaaatagagcaaaaaattagcaaaaaaatagcaaaGAAATCCTGTATATGTCCCATTTGATTGTGCTGAAATGGCTGTGCCAGCTTAATAGACGTGACTTATGCTGACTGTGCGCCGCGTATTCATCGAACATGAAACACAGTCATAGAATAAAACCGGAATATtagaaatgaaattaataagcAATTTAACGGTTTTGATCATAAGAATAAGCATCTATAATATCGCCTTCTCCCTGAATTGTAATTTTCTTGTGACCAATATAGGCagtttcatattaatatttgtaaacaaaattacatttaacaaatttcaagacttgaaaaattacattgaaCATATTTTAAGActtgaaatgtttaaaaaattatatatctggGTAGacgaaagatttttataaaaatcaaattacataatttttatgcgTCTTAATTAGGTAAATACAAATAAAGCCCAAGGTCTAGAAAGATTCGAGTTTGTTTAAACTATCTGGGTTTTCTTTTGTGATACATTAAAAAAGCGAAGGCAATACTACCGAACTATTCGGCAAACcattaatgattattaataaattaatttgaaattaactttCATCTCGAAAGACTAACATTGTcaaattctaaatatttcaatattatactcACGTCAATCTGTCAAGAATAGTTTTGCAATTAGAACAGGAATCTTCTTGTGAGATTTCTTGCGTAGGTGTCCATGAAACAGGTGAGactctttttgaaatatatggatTTTGGATGGACTTTGGACTACTCGGTACGAAAGAATTCGTCTCAATATGTTTTGCTTTTCTtctagaaaacaaaataaaaatcagtgTTACATGTTGAATACAATCAAACTTCCTGAAGAATTCATTGcttgtaaattacattatacattGTACATTGTGATTACAAAGAACAATTTTCAAGTTTTAGACATTTACAGCTTTAGACGTTCAtacaatgttacaaaattaaattgaattttgtaataaagacAATCATTTAATTAGTATTAACATTTACTTACAAAAGTTCGATGGTAGTTTTTGCAGTTCTCACGTCGCTCCTCTTGTTTGGACTAATTTCGTTCTCCGAAAACGCTTTTCTTGCATCTTGGGTGCCGGCTTCTTTTACTAATAGTCGTAATCTATCGATCTCCATTTGCATACTTAGACCCCTggattgttttttatattttggcgTTTCGTCCGAGGATGTTGTCATTAGctttttggatttttttaatGGTCGGCCACGTCTGGATATTTTGAAATGTCCTTTCTCTAGCATTTCTTCTTTCTccatatttattcaattttaataaattacaaaatacgtACCGACTCATTACTGTTACTGcatggttttaaaaaattggaaattattaatttaaaaaagtctcAATTTCCCATTGAATAAAGCACTGACAGTAAAATgtataggcggattctaaccctgggatctcaggggggtgcggggaagggggggaatatttcgggtcgtgCGGGGGGACCTAACTGGCGATAAGGttccgcgggtggaccaaaccgggtggaggagggggaggggggattaaatcggggacacgtgtacgaacctaaccggtagttctgcgtaatcaatgtttatataaacagagataacgattcgaggaccatgttcttggccgatgtttaaataaatttgacacctttgaaaagtgtcgcgtggaggcaactggccatttaatgtaaacatggaccatgtacctgtcactctgtttacataaacataataaatcacatcgcgaggaggtgtgtatgactgttctttgaaatcggaaatgtctgtcatcacgagggagataagcgatacgatggcgaaggggtgtgcgcggctatttccgcggggtccgccgccgccgccgccgccgcgtacgcggaggggatgcgcgctgtctaacgcggggtccgctggggcgatccgccgcgtgcgtggaggggatgcgcgctgtctaacgcggggtccgctggggcgatccgccgcgtgcgtggaggggatgcgcgctgtctaacgcggggtccgctggggcgatccgccgccgccgctgacaccaccaccactatcactattgtttttccttctccttgtccttgtccttctcctcctcctgctcctccttgttctcctccttgtcctcctcctgctcctcctcctcgtccggaGCCTGATCTTGAGAAGGTCCGAACTGATCTTGAGCCCTCTcatccttctcctcttcctgctcctccttgtcctcctccttgtcctcctcctgctcttgctcctccttctcctcgtcCGAAGCCCGATCTCGTGAAGGTCCAGCCTGACCTTGAGCCCTCTCACGTCGCATAAAATCTAATATAGCTGCCCCCCGACCACGAGGAGCAGCTTCGGCAGCATCATGTAGATGACGAGGCGGGCGTATGGGCAGGTCTAAACGGGGGATGTTTAATCGACCACCCCCGCGACCGCCTAGAAGCGCATAGCGATCGAGATGAGGTCGGCGTATAGGCTGCATGTCCATACCGGGGAAGGGCAACAAGCGGCCATTCCCGCGACCACCATGGAAAATTGGTCCATCGGGCCAATCATTGTCTATGACCGCAGCACGACGGCGAACGGCTGGTCCTTCCAGCCTAAAGTAACGCAAACGAGCACCCAGCTCACGAGCACCCAGCTCGCGAAAACGTATTATCAACTCCCGGAAACTTATAGGTTGACGCGGTTCAGGCACCACTAAACCTAATTCTATTTCCGGAAGCGATATTTGCACGGGAATATTTGGACCGTAACCCATTTTTGCGTTGTTACAGTCGCGCGAGCTAGCCTGAGACTGAAGAGCTAGAGCATTCTCCGTCGCTAAGACCTAACTTTACTCTCGTATACTAGCATCTTTTTAGCCTACGAttgagcatttgaaacacatgtttTTTTAGCCTTACTTTATTCTCTTATACGCGCATCTTTTTTAGCCTACGactgagcatttgaaacacatgttttttttagcctgactttattctcttatactcgcatctttttttttagccTGACTGTACTCTCGTATCTTCgcacattctttttaaaatatttcaaaactaa
Protein-coding regions in this window:
- the LOC120357653 gene encoding uncharacterized protein LOC120357653 — encoded protein: MRNGSSTELQAVKIEDQNYCFINTCAFDSVLQIVLAALSDYKDFETEIRKIENNKLYEMALDILEKGIRAYTYKLRAQILLPFSKPRNVQCGNCIQVDCQTNVGYLASQLFRNSPSFEENSICDKGCPVRSKSLPVSQIDYNHLLQADNYNIIKNNVLLKGSKKCYRENCTGFETTKLCKIGN